One Methanococcus aeolicus Nankai-3 DNA segment encodes these proteins:
- the mfnF gene encoding (4-{4-[2-(gamma-L-glutamylamino)ethyl]phenoxymethyl}furan-2-yl)methanamine synthase, with product MILGIDIGGANTKITEMKSDGTYKIHHIYFPMWRNNKELTNLLAKYNHKDITKIALVMTAELADSYETKKEGVIDILNSVKNAFPNKEIFIFDVDGNFLTPSEAVKQHIKVSASNWTATAEFVKNNICPNDNCILIDMGSTTTDIIPIVNGKIVAQKTDLDRLINNELLYVGTLRTPISFLSNTVEYKCKNENTTINVSSEYFAITGDINIIMDKITTNDYTCDTPDGAPTNKQNCKIRLSKVLCGDLEQIGEEEINEVAKQFYAKLLNLIKSNVDKVATKYNINNIVITGLGEPILIDALRQEYNIISIKEGYNKDVSLATPSFAVAELLNKTKR from the coding sequence ATGATACTTGGAATAGATATAGGCGGAGCTAACACCAAAATAACAGAAATGAAATCAGATGGAACTTATAAAATACACCATATATATTTTCCAATGTGGAGAAACAATAAAGAATTGACTAATTTATTGGCAAAATATAATCATAAAGACATTACAAAAATAGCACTTGTAATGACAGCAGAACTTGCGGATTCCTATGAAACTAAAAAAGAAGGAGTAATTGATATATTAAATTCTGTGAAAAATGCCTTTCCAAATAAAGAAATATTTATTTTTGATGTAGATGGGAATTTTTTAACGCCCTCGGAGGCTGTGAAACAGCATATAAAGGTTTCAGCATCAAATTGGACGGCTACGGCGGAATTTGTAAAAAATAACATATGTCCAAATGATAATTGTATATTAATTGATATGGGTTCAACAACTACGGACATAATACCAATAGTTAATGGAAAAATAGTGGCACAAAAAACAGACCTTGATAGATTAATTAATAACGAATTATTGTATGTCGGAACACTTAGAACTCCAATTTCATTTTTAAGTAATACTGTGGAATACAAATGTAAAAATGAAAATACAACAATAAATGTATCTTCTGAATATTTTGCCATTACGGGAGATATTAATATTATTATGGATAAAATAACTACAAATGATTACACCTGCGACACTCCTGACGGAGCTCCTACAAATAAACAAAATTGTAAAATTAGATTGTCAAAAGTATTATGTGGGGATTTGGAACAAATAGGCGAAGAAGAAATAAATGAAGTTGCAAAACAATTTTATGCAAAACTTTTAAATTTAATAAAATCTAATGTGGATAAGGTAGCAACTAAATATAATATTAACAATATTGTTATTACTGGATTGGGGGAGCCAATATTAATTGATGCCCTAAGACAAGAATATAATATTATATCAATAAAAGAAGGATATAATAAAGATGTATCTCTTGCTACTCCAAGTTTTGCCGTAGCAGAATTGTTAAATAAAACTAAAAGATGA